In Candidatus Latescibacterota bacterium, a genomic segment contains:
- a CDS encoding bifunctional phosphoglucose/phosphomannose isomerase — MASEAGEKHYSIDVDRMIDRVLEMPDQMRQAWELAGAFAGELSAPKSQIVICGMGGSAVGGRLLKDLIGREKGALIHLERGYLLPATAGTDTKVICVSYSGNTEEVISTFRDGLSKGCEVSVITSGGILMVEAVKAGVPLLKIPGGIPPRAAIGFLFTPLLRIVVEWGLFSLHGNDISSATENTESLLDRCRPDADLAGNSALQLAHRLYGKVPLIYSGDGLLSGISYRWKCQLNENSKCMAFSNTFPELGHNEIMGWECPEKLRQDIFLIMLRDGDDHPRVQKRMDVTRSILEPLAGGFIGLESDGGAGEPDRLSRLLSMLAMADLTSVYLAVEYGRDPTPIGKIEEIKKKLGSED; from the coding sequence ATGGCTTCGGAAGCCGGTGAAAAACATTACAGCATCGATGTCGATAGAATGATCGACCGGGTCCTGGAGATGCCTGACCAGATGAGGCAGGCATGGGAGTTGGCAGGCGCTTTCGCCGGAGAACTATCCGCTCCCAAGTCGCAGATCGTCATCTGCGGGATGGGTGGCTCGGCGGTAGGCGGCAGATTGTTGAAGGACCTGATCGGCAGGGAAAAGGGCGCGTTGATCCACCTTGAGAGAGGTTACCTGTTGCCCGCTACCGCTGGAACAGATACGAAAGTCATATGTGTCAGTTACAGCGGAAATACCGAAGAAGTCATCAGCACGTTCAGAGATGGATTGTCGAAGGGGTGTGAAGTCTCGGTGATCACTTCAGGTGGCATCCTGATGGTAGAAGCTGTGAAGGCCGGTGTGCCCCTTCTGAAGATCCCGGGCGGTATCCCTCCAAGAGCTGCTATAGGTTTTCTGTTCACGCCGCTTCTCCGGATCGTGGTCGAATGGGGATTATTCTCTCTTCACGGGAACGATATTTCTTCGGCCACGGAAAATACGGAAAGTCTGCTTGATCGATGCAGGCCGGATGCCGACCTGGCGGGAAACAGTGCTCTGCAGCTGGCACATCGTCTTTATGGCAAGGTTCCATTGATATACAGTGGTGACGGATTACTTTCCGGCATATCGTACAGGTGGAAATGCCAGTTGAACGAGAACAGTAAATGTATGGCCTTTTCGAATACTTTTCCCGAACTCGGTCATAATGAGATCATGGGCTGGGAATGTCCCGAGAAGCTGAGGCAGGATATCTTCCTGATAATGCTTCGTGACGGGGATGATCATCCCAGAGTGCAGAAGAGGATGGACGTGACGAGGTCGATACTCGAACCGCTGGCAGGTGGTTTTATAGGTCTGGAAAGCGATGGTGGGGCAGGGGAACCCGACCGATTGTCGAGACTTCTTTCGATGTTGGCCATGGCGGACCTTACAAGCGTCTATCTTGCCGTAGAGTACGGAAGAGACCCCACGCCGATAGGCAAGATAGAGGAAATAAAGAAAAAGCTCGGATCGGAGGATTGA
- a CDS encoding NTP transferase domain-containing protein has product MKAVIPVAGIGKRLRPQTHTSPKALVTVAGKPILGHIVDGLINMGVTELVPIIGYKGEQIREYLTSEYDIKMNFVVQTEQNGIAHAVSLTREFADSSELIIILGDTIIDTDFSKIPEAGDYVLGVREVEDPRRFGICEVSGGKITSIVEKPDDPKGNLAIVGLYYFKDSSPLYEACAHVIENDIKTKGEYQITDALSRMIDTGIEFSPYEIGDWFDCGKVETLLETNRILLEGMEPVNHGVNTVITGPCFIAEDSVIENSVIGPYVTVAGGCSIRDSIISNSILNTGSCLSNVILDHSVIGTGAEVKGRKGSLNISDDSQVDLG; this is encoded by the coding sequence ATGAAAGCTGTTATTCCGGTAGCCGGAATTGGAAAGAGACTCAGACCGCAGACACATACCAGCCCGAAGGCTTTGGTGACGGTGGCGGGAAAACCGATTCTCGGACATATCGTAGATGGGCTCATCAATATGGGTGTGACTGAACTTGTGCCTATCATCGGTTACAAGGGAGAGCAGATAAGGGAATACCTGACCAGTGAATATGATATAAAGATGAATTTCGTCGTACAGACGGAGCAGAATGGGATCGCTCATGCTGTGTCTCTGACGAGGGAGTTTGCGGACAGCAGCGAGTTGATCATAATCCTCGGTGATACGATCATCGATACTGATTTCAGCAAGATACCCGAAGCTGGAGACTACGTCCTCGGAGTAAGGGAAGTGGAGGATCCACGGAGGTTCGGGATATGTGAGGTGTCTGGAGGAAAGATCACAAGTATTGTCGAGAAACCTGACGATCCGAAAGGCAACCTCGCTATCGTCGGACTTTATTATTTCAAGGATTCTTCACCCCTCTATGAGGCATGCGCACACGTGATAGAGAATGATATAAAGACGAAGGGTGAGTATCAGATCACCGACGCACTTTCCAGAATGATCGATACAGGTATAGAATTCAGTCCTTACGAGATAGGCGACTGGTTTGACTGTGGCAAGGTAGAGACCCTGCTCGAGACGAACCGGATCCTGCTTGAGGGTATGGAACCCGTAAATCACGGTGTGAACACCGTGATCACAGGCCCCTGCTTTATCGCGGAGGACAGTGTAATAGAGAATTCCGTTATCGGGCCGTATGTGACGGTTGCCGGTGGATGTTCGATCAGGGATTCGATCATCAGCAATTCGATATTGAATACAGGCAGCTGTCTTTCGAACGTGATCCTGGACCATAGCGTTATAGGAACTGGAGCAGAAGTAAAAGGTAGAAAGGGAAGTCTGAATATAAGCGACGACTCGCAAGTCGACCTTGGGTGA
- the metK gene encoding methionine adenosyltransferase, with protein sequence MSEKHLFTSESVTEGHPDKVADQISDSIVDAILSEDPLGRVACETLVTTGMAFIAGEIHTKAYVDIPTIARNVVHEIGYDDPKLGFAAQTSAVITSIDEQSGDIAMGVDTGGAGDQGMMFGFACRQTDVLMPMPIHMAHKLVRKMSEIRKSKTLDYLKPDGKSQVTIEYIDNLPHRIDTVLLSTQHSEDVSIEEIREGLTENVIKPVLSEFDVDKSDYRILVNPTGRFVKGGPSADTGLTGRKIIVDTYGGFGSHGGGAFSGKDPTKVDRSASYAARHVAKNIVGAGLAEACEVQLAYAIGVVEPVSVMVDTFGTGKQTDEKLTAVVREVFDLTPKGIIERLDLRRGIYKQTAAFGHFGREEADFTWEKLNFVDILKAKF encoded by the coding sequence ATGTCGGAAAAACATCTTTTTACATCGGAGTCAGTCACGGAGGGACATCCGGACAAGGTCGCTGACCAGATATCGGACAGCATCGTCGATGCCATCCTGAGCGAAGATCCACTAGGCAGGGTTGCCTGCGAGACTCTTGTTACGACTGGTATGGCGTTTATCGCCGGCGAGATCCATACGAAAGCCTATGTGGATATTCCCACTATAGCGAGAAATGTGGTTCATGAGATCGGTTACGACGATCCGAAACTTGGATTTGCCGCACAGACTTCGGCTGTCATCACATCTATAGACGAACAGTCCGGGGATATAGCCATGGGGGTCGATACGGGCGGAGCAGGGGACCAGGGAATGATGTTCGGGTTTGCCTGCAGACAGACGGACGTCCTTATGCCGATGCCGATCCATATGGCACACAAGCTTGTCAGGAAGATGTCAGAGATACGCAAAAGCAAGACTCTCGATTATCTGAAGCCCGACGGGAAATCCCAGGTGACTATAGAGTACATAGATAACCTGCCTCACAGGATCGATACGGTCCTTCTTTCCACACAACACAGTGAGGATGTATCGATCGAAGAGATCAGGGAAGGCCTGACAGAGAACGTGATCAAGCCCGTGCTGTCGGAATTCGATGTAGACAAATCAGATTACCGGATACTGGTCAACCCCACGGGCCGGTTTGTGAAGGGTGGACCGAGCGCCGACACGGGGCTGACGGGCAGAAAGATCATCGTCGATACTTATGGTGGTTTCGGAAGTCACGGCGGAGGAGCTTTCTCCGGCAAGGATCCCACGAAGGTAGACAGGTCCGCGTCGTACGCGGCAAGACATGTCGCCAAGAATATTGTCGGAGCCGGACTGGCTGAAGCCTGTGAAGTTCAGCTTGCCTACGCTATCGGCGTGGTAGAACCGGTCTCGGTCATGGTCGACACTTTCGGTACGGGTAAGCAGACTGATGAAAAACTGACAGCAGTCGTTCGCGAAGTCTTTGACCTGACGCCAAAGGGAATCATCGAGAGGCTTGATCTGCGCAGGGGTATTTACAAGCAGACAGCGGCCTTCGGACATTTCGGCAGGGAAGAAGCAGATTTTACATGGGAGAAACTGAACTTTGTCGATATCTTGAAGGCAAAGTTCTGA
- the ahcY gene encoding adenosylhomocysteinase, with product MNYDAKDLGLAPAGKERIEWADETMPVLKTIRARFEKEKPLDGIRIAACLHVTTETANLMRTLKAGGAEVALCASNPLSTQDEVVASLVEDYKISTFAIRGEDNDTYYKHINSALDLEPQITMDDGADLVSLVHKDRRDLLKNVIGGSEETTTGVIRLRAMQVAGVLEHPMIAVNDAMTKHFFDNRYGTGQSTIDGVIRATNTLFAGARVVVFGYGWCGRGTAMRARGMGANVIVVEIDPVKALEAVMDGFLVMESMEAAKLGDIFITLTGNISVIRREHFELMKDGAIVANSGHFNVEIDVEELDKMASSSKHIRDEIDQYMLPNGRKINLLAQGRLINLAAAEGHPASVMDMSFANQSLSAEYLVKGDVKLENKVYPVPEAIDREIARLKLEAIGSKIDKLTAKQVKYLESWEMGT from the coding sequence ATGAACTACGACGCGAAGGATCTGGGCCTCGCTCCGGCAGGGAAGGAAAGAATCGAGTGGGCGGACGAGACGATGCCTGTTCTAAAGACGATCAGGGCCCGTTTCGAGAAAGAAAAACCTCTGGACGGGATCAGGATCGCGGCATGCCTTCATGTCACTACAGAGACGGCCAACCTGATGCGTACGCTAAAGGCCGGTGGAGCGGAAGTGGCTCTCTGTGCTTCCAACCCTCTCAGCACTCAGGACGAAGTCGTCGCGTCTCTCGTGGAGGATTACAAGATCTCCACTTTCGCTATCAGGGGTGAGGATAACGATACATACTACAAGCACATCAATTCCGCGCTCGATCTGGAACCCCAGATCACGATGGACGATGGGGCCGATCTCGTATCGCTGGTCCATAAGGACAGAAGAGATCTGTTGAAGAACGTCATAGGCGGATCTGAAGAGACTACGACGGGAGTGATCAGACTCCGGGCGATGCAGGTAGCTGGTGTGCTGGAACACCCAATGATCGCCGTCAACGATGCTATGACGAAACATTTCTTTGATAACAGGTATGGGACCGGTCAGAGTACGATCGACGGTGTGATTCGCGCAACGAATACTCTTTTTGCTGGTGCCAGGGTCGTTGTCTTTGGATATGGATGGTGTGGACGCGGGACCGCGATGAGAGCGCGTGGCATGGGAGCTAACGTGATCGTCGTCGAGATCGATCCTGTAAAAGCCCTTGAGGCCGTAATGGATGGGTTCCTCGTGATGGAATCGATGGAAGCTGCAAAATTGGGCGATATATTCATCACGCTGACCGGAAACATCTCTGTGATCCGCAGGGAACATTTCGAACTGATGAAGGATGGCGCGATCGTGGCGAACTCCGGACATTTCAATGTCGAGATCGATGTAGAGGAACTCGACAAGATGGCCAGTAGCAGTAAGCATATTCGTGACGAGATCGACCAGTATATGCTTCCGAACGGGAGAAAGATCAACCTGCTGGCCCAGGGCAGGCTTATCAACCTTGCGGCGGCAGAGGGTCATCCCGCTTCTGTGATGGATATGAGTTTTGCGAACCAGTCATTGAGCGCGGAGTATCTGGTGAAGGGTGACGTGAAACTTGAGAATAAGGTCTACCCGGTTCCGGAAGCAATCGACAGGGAAATCGCCAGGTTGAAGCTCGAAGCGATCGGGTCAAAGATCGATAAGCTGACAGCGAAACAGGTGAAGTATCTGGAGAGCTGGGAAATGGGCACGTAG
- a CDS encoding GWxTD domain-containing protein, with product MNNLLFTKHVPIIHMLNKIIFPISASFIVICSLIILSPPTVSAEEFKGENELLVKLPQKELVTYFGLRYSMNKHQMKQFLSLGNRIERKDWIKRFWIELDPTPASPDNERKTEHEARVKLARKLFPMKKPPGWDKRGEMLIRYGMPAERRTIPADIGFYRMVPPGEMWYYHSLDMLVAFQNFSLQGEFIFAFESYGLSGREQSDKLKALAEFMEFLPEELENVVTDQELAGIMNFNPDRIDYIADPNIRGEIPKDMIAAIQAEKQQKSKNNFYKYMKENPVIYSVELRDDQLPIFFDVTNFSGGENVIRTEVNFEIPTSEIKFVRKDDLLTADIKLDVLVRDMDMNEVARVSDVVNALQTGGDVWQGPSHIPGHLVVALKPGYYRLGLEATDTASGKKGVFRTNIELKSLDRGLALSDILFASSIREVEGLVKFQKGELQVVPHPLHAYKIPYPLTFYFEIYGFDTDSEGLAFYSIDYRIIPVTKRRKGPVLEDPPPVISSVFETSGFGSTQTHRLEIATDNLWKGAFTLIVEVMDRRTRQIVEQRSNFSILE from the coding sequence TTGAATAATCTACTCTTTACGAAACATGTCCCGATAATTCATATGTTGAATAAAATCATCTTTCCGATCTCTGCATCTTTCATCGTCATTTGTTCCCTTATTATCCTCTCTCCCCCGACGGTCTCAGCCGAGGAATTCAAGGGTGAGAATGAATTACTTGTAAAGCTGCCGCAGAAAGAGCTCGTCACATATTTCGGCCTGCGATACTCGATGAACAAGCATCAGATGAAGCAGTTCCTCTCTCTCGGGAACAGGATCGAACGAAAAGATTGGATCAAGCGGTTCTGGATCGAACTCGACCCTACACCCGCATCCCCTGATAACGAACGAAAAACCGAGCATGAGGCCCGCGTCAAGCTCGCCCGAAAACTCTTCCCGATGAAAAAGCCTCCCGGCTGGGACAAAAGAGGCGAAATGCTTATCCGTTACGGCATGCCTGCCGAGAGAAGGACTATTCCCGCCGATATCGGCTTCTACCGCATGGTCCCTCCGGGAGAAATGTGGTACTACCATTCCCTCGACATGCTCGTCGCCTTCCAGAACTTCAGTCTCCAGGGCGAGTTCATATTCGCCTTCGAGAGCTACGGGCTATCAGGCCGGGAACAGTCAGACAAGCTGAAAGCGCTTGCCGAATTTATGGAGTTTCTGCCTGAGGAACTAGAAAACGTGGTCACCGATCAGGAGCTCGCGGGAATCATGAATTTCAACCCTGACCGAATAGACTATATCGCCGACCCGAATATCCGGGGCGAGATCCCCAAGGATATGATAGCCGCGATTCAGGCCGAGAAACAGCAGAAGAGCAAAAACAATTTCTACAAATATATGAAGGAAAATCCCGTCATATACTCGGTCGAACTCAGGGACGACCAGCTTCCGATATTCTTCGACGTCACCAACTTCAGCGGCGGCGAAAACGTAATCAGGACTGAGGTCAATTTCGAGATCCCGACCAGCGAAATAAAATTTGTGCGGAAAGATGATCTGCTGACGGCCGATATCAAACTTGATGTACTCGTGCGGGACATGGACATGAACGAAGTCGCAAGGGTAAGCGATGTAGTGAATGCCTTGCAGACAGGTGGAGATGTCTGGCAGGGACCGAGTCACATCCCGGGACATCTTGTCGTCGCTCTCAAACCGGGCTACTACAGACTGGGTCTCGAGGCCACCGACACCGCCTCCGGGAAGAAAGGTGTATTCAGGACCAATATTGAACTGAAATCACTGGACAGGGGCCTCGCTCTCAGCGATATCCTCTTCGCCAGCAGCATAAGGGAAGTCGAAGGCCTGGTGAAGTTCCAGAAGGGCGAGTTGCAGGTCGTGCCCCATCCCCTGCACGCGTACAAGATCCCATACCCCCTCACCTTCTACTTCGAGATCTACGGGTTTGACACAGATAGCGAAGGCCTGGCGTTCTATTCGATCGACTACAGGATCATCCCGGTGACCAAACGCCGCAAAGGCCCCGTACTCGAGGACCCCCCCCCAGTGATAAGCTCAGTGTTCGAGACCTCTGGATTTGGTTCGACCCAGACTCATCGCCTCGAAATAGCCACTGACAATCTCTGGAAAGGCGCCTTCACCCTGATAGTCGAAGTGATGGACCGCCGTACCCGCCAGATTGTGGAACAACGCTCGAACTTTTCGATACTGGAATAG
- a CDS encoding LptF/LptG family permease, translating to MRIHDRYILSGFWRNVFLGLIAFAVIFVTVDINEEIDNFIDHDATIFQVTSYYLFELPWILLLVTPVAVLLSTIFTLGKLSRNNELTAFIASGTSLIRVAMPLLISALFITCASIVFNDILVPMSKRKSEEIMLVQIEKRKKRSSFRYKTDLHYQGENSRTYYAERYDISMSMMVNVIVNEYDGPTLARRIDAKKAFWDGLKWVFVDGAIRDFHDSGESISSFRRREMPELPEKPGDFSKEDIEPEEMRFSELLEHIDKVRRGGGSVDKYKVDLYFKFSFPFTSLIFALIGVALSSAKRKPSMATGFGMTLLISFTYYGILRIGQALGHSGVLEPMLSAWLGNIVFFLLGVILLHRANQ from the coding sequence TATATTTTGTCCGGATTCTGGCGGAATGTTTTCCTCGGACTTATCGCCTTCGCCGTGATCTTTGTCACGGTCGATATCAACGAGGAAATAGACAATTTCATCGACCATGACGCGACGATATTCCAGGTCACATCGTACTATCTCTTCGAACTGCCCTGGATACTTCTTCTCGTCACGCCCGTAGCCGTTCTTTTATCTACGATCTTTACTCTTGGAAAATTATCCCGCAACAATGAACTCACCGCGTTCATAGCATCCGGAACATCCCTCATCCGGGTGGCAATGCCTCTGTTGATCTCGGCCCTTTTTATCACCTGTGCCTCCATAGTCTTCAACGACATACTGGTCCCCATGTCTAAGAGAAAATCAGAAGAGATCATGTTGGTCCAGATCGAGAAGAGAAAGAAGCGCAGTTCGTTCAGGTACAAGACCGATCTGCACTACCAGGGAGAAAACTCAAGGACCTATTACGCCGAACGTTATGACATATCGATGTCGATGATGGTAAATGTTATTGTAAACGAGTACGATGGGCCGACCCTCGCCAGACGGATCGACGCGAAAAAAGCATTCTGGGATGGATTGAAATGGGTCTTCGTCGATGGCGCTATCAGGGATTTTCACGACTCGGGAGAATCGATATCGAGTTTCAGGCGAAGGGAGATGCCCGAACTACCGGAAAAACCGGGAGACTTCTCCAAAGAAGATATCGAACCGGAAGAAATGAGATTTTCTGAACTCCTGGAACATATCGATAAGGTGAGAAGAGGGGGCGGATCGGTTGACAAATACAAAGTCGACCTTTATTTTAAATTCAGCTTCCCGTTCACGTCACTGATCTTCGCGCTGATCGGGGTAGCCCTGTCGTCCGCCAAGCGAAAGCCCTCTATGGCGACCGGCTTCGGCATGACACTGCTGATAAGCTTCACCTATTACGGCATCCTCCGTATAGGCCAGGCACTGGGTCACAGTGGTGTACTCGAACCGATGCTTTCAGCCTGGCTGGGGAATATTGTCTTCTTTCTACTTGGAGTGATCCTGCTGCACAGAGCGAATCAATAG